Within the Oncorhynchus kisutch isolate 150728-3 unplaced genomic scaffold, Okis_V2 scaffold3489, whole genome shotgun sequence genome, the region CAATTTGTAAAAATGCTAATTATCATAGTTCTAAAATCGTCTTTCAGAATatcaaaacatttgttatttttaaAAATTAGAATGAGCTCCTGCTTCTTGTGTAATTTGGTATTAGACCACAAATACTTTTCTTAACATTGTTATTGTGAATTAAATTCAATATCTGTTGAACAAAGCAACACACTAGAATGAGTGAAATGATTAACAGAGAAAGTGAGACATTATTATCAATAGTTTCTCTACATGGAGAAGAGGTGAAACATATCAGTCACCACTACATGTTCATGTGATGCATTGAATCACCTGACTGTTTGGATGTGTCTGTTAGGAAATGTTTAATGTCTAAGAGATAATGAATACAATAGAACAATTGACATTCCATAATTAtttgtcagtgtgttaaccacaaccaacatgttggatctctgtttaggggtcagtgtgttaaccacaaccaacatgttggatctctgtttagttgtcactgtgttaaccacaaccaacatgttggatctctgtttagttgtcactgtgttaaccacaaccagcatgttggatctctgtttagttgtcactgtgttaaccacaaccaacatgttggatctctgtttagttgtcactgtgttaaccacaaccaacatgttggatctctgtttaggggtcagtgctctgaaatgagtctctctggggagaaagaggagggggtccctgcctctaaaatgagactctctggggagaaagaggagggggtccctgcctctaaaatgagacactctggggagagagaggagggggtccCTGCCTCTAAAATTAGACTCTCTGGGGGACATGACACCAAAGCCAAGAGGTGAGATGACAGTGTCGTTTAAGAACTTTATTTCTAAATCATTAAATCCCCCCCAAATgtcacataaaaaaaaataatcatcagaaatgattgcttataGGTACCTTCATGTGTCTGTAACATTTTTAGCTAAGAATAGAATTTACAGGGAAATAGGAATGGAGGAAAAGTCACAATATTAGTTTAAAATGATCTTTAGAAATAGCAGTGCTGGGGATTTGGAAAGACATAGTCAGTCAATCAACAATAGAATAATACTCGTTTGACAAATCTGTATCTTTAACTGCCAGTCTGTGGATACTATGAGACTAGAAAGGTTCAAATCTATGTAAGACTCACAACACAGTTGAATAATATATGTCAGGTGGAAATCAAGAGGATGTTCTACAGAGACAGGTGGACTGGgctgagaggagcagaggggtgggattaaaatAGCTCATGATGCGTAATAGTCATTACTGTAAACATTATAGATGTTATTACTGTAAACATTATAGATGTTATTACTGTAAACATTATAGATGTTATTACTGTAAACATTAtagatgtcattactgtaaacattatagatgtcattactgtaaacattatagatggcattactgtaaacattatagatgtcattactgtaaacattatagatgtcattactgtaaacattatatatgtcattactgtaaacattatagatgtcatactgtaaacattatagatgttattactgtaaacattatagatgtcattactgtaaacattatagatgtcattactgtaaacattatagatgttattactgtaaacattatagatgtcattactgtaaacatTATAGATGTCATTACTGTTAACATTAtagatgtcattactgtaaacattatagatgtcattactgtaaacatTATAGATGTTATTACTGAAAACGTTAtagatgtcattactgtaaacattatagatgccattactgtaaacattatagatgtctttactgtaaacattatagatgttattactgtaatcattatagatgtcattactgtaatcattatagatgtcattactgtaaacattttagatgtcattactgtaaacatTATAGATGTTATTACTGTAAACATTGTAGATGTTATTACTGAAAACGTTATAGATGTTATTACTGTAAACATTATAGATGTTATTACTGTAAACATTAtagatgtcattactgtaaacattatagatgtcattactgtaaacattatagatgtcattactgtaaacattatagatgttattactgtaaacattatatatgtcattactgtaaacattatatatgtcattactgtaaacattttagatagttattagttatttatttacatttgacTGCGTTAAACCTGGCAGTGCTATTtgtttctctgagagtgaggcagatatatattattactgtgtaaaacctagcagtactactgatttctctgagagtgaggcagatatatattattactgtgtataacctagcagtactactgatttctctgagactgaggcagatatatattattactgtgtaaaccCTAGCAGTGCTACTTATTTCGCTGAGAGTGagtcagatatatattattactgtgtaaaacctagcagtactattTATTTCTCTGAGACTGagtcagatatatattattactgtgtaaaacctagcagtgcTATTTATTTCTCTGAGACTGAGGCAGATATCTCGATTTTAACAACAAAAATAACATGaatatttgtctctctgaaatgaaaccatcaagtgatagattttaaacaaacACATGTCTGTCAGACCAACCCCATAAATAGACAGTGATAAAACACACCTTTCATAATTTCATTAAACAATAAcagctaatttaccaacatttctgaaaatggatatatagcgttttggaatgaaactcttcttACAGTATGAttccccatctgagctcagagtagatgagagatggaatgtttgtctctgttgtgttgaagaccaatcaagcaggagagaccagcctcccctgtgCCCAGCGGTCTGTCCATGAAGAGTAACCGGTCTATGGGTACGCCTATAAAgtttagagagggagacttttctCTGAAACAAAGGTAAGAAAAACGCATgggtcagtgagttaaacaacactgtctctagtcatttgTCCTCTCCAATTTTcccatttatttttgttgttttcataatccataggctAATCATTTTCTTCCTTTTTCATGTaaacacaacattccctccctgagtgtgtgtgtgtgtgtgtgtgtgtgtgtgtgtgtgtgtgtgtgtgtgtgtgtgtgtgtgtgtgtgtgtatatatatatatatatatatatatatatacatggctatatatatatatactcctcAGATGTTTTGTCCCCAGAAACCAACAGAAGAGATCAGAGTCAGACATTCTCAGTGGtcagtcttcccagagtcatcaaacagacctggcctctatattcagtgtatgtggtcctgttatgtacatttgtttttgtttacctcaagtaaagttgatctgtcaatcattcattaaTGTGTTCATGAGAAAGCATTTCTTCTCTTGCTTAaattatttactttatttatttcagttgcttGAAGAGAATATTATGACATTTATGAAGAACGAGCTGAAGAGGTACAAGAGGATTCTTAGTCCAGAACTCCCACAAGGCTTTGAGAGTCAGAAGCAGGAAGTGGTGGATGCTGAAGATGAGAagcaggagagcagtgccagagagggggctctgaagatcacactgcacgtcctgaggaaaatgaaccagaaggagcttgctgacacactggagaaaagTAAGAGCTGTCTACCTCATGTTGAATGCTGTTTTACAACAAACATTTAAAAGTTGTAGCTCAAATACAGCCAAAATAGCTTTGTAACTCAATGATATTGTAGAAGCCTTAATACAACACTTAGTGACCTCATCAAGTAGCAGCAGCGATGTGTTGTGGTGATTAatttagacagagagatgaggagagagagagagagagagagagagagagagagagagagagagagagagagagagagagagagagagagaacatgaaaaCGTTGGTAAGTAGCTGTCAAATCCTCATCAATAAGActcttcccccccaccccccacaccccCTTGACTCTTAGTTCCCATATCCTGGGTCCAAACTTGTTGCATATATgcgtcacgttctgaccttagttcctttgttatgtctttgtgttagtttggtcagaggcgtgagttggggtgggtagtctatgttctttattatgtctttgtgttagtttggtcagggtgtgagttggggtgggtagtctatgttctttattatgtctttgtgttagtttggttagggcgtgagttggggtgggtagtctatgttccgttttctatgtagtatttatgtgtttggcctggtatggttctcaatcagaggcaggtgtcgttagttgtctctgattgagaatcataccttTCCTTTTGTGTTTCGTGTTTATTTTCCGTGTTAgtttccacacggaactgtttagtttttttttttcacgttgtcgtttattgttttgttcttaTTAAAAGCCAAGATgaacgcttaccacgctgcgtattggtccgatccttgctactcctcctcagaagaggaagaggaaagttGTTACACAACATTAATGATaccatcaataataataataataatataatcagtcaCTCCAGTGTGTAATGCATTATGAAATCATTTACACATTTATACGGGCAGTTAAGAGAATAATGTTTTATAATGTACACCTTATAACACAGTCCAACAGTATTAAAACAGACGTAACATTAATATCCTCTGTGTTATTTCTTCATTCAGATGAGCTTGCTGTGATTTGCCAACGTGAACTCAAATCTAatctaaagaagaagtttcaatgtgtatttgaggggatcgctaaacaaggaaacccaacacttctcaataagatctacacagagctctacatcacagagggtggaacaggagaggtcaataatgaacatgagctgagacagattgagacaacaaCCATGAAACAAGCAAGACCAGAGACTGCAATCAAATGTAACGACATCTTCACACCCTTTACTGGACAAGACAAACttatcagaactgtgctgacaaagggagtcgctggcattggaaaaacagtctctgtgcagaagttcattctggactgggctgaaggtaaagcaaatcaggatgtccaatttgtattttcattcccttttcgggagctgaatttgatgaaagaggacaaacaCACTTTGATTGAACTTCTCAATCACTTTTCAATGGAAACCAAAGAATCAAGAATTTCCAACTACGACAAGTACAAAGTTCTGTTCATAgttgatggtctggatgagtgccgactgcccctagacttccagaagaacaagatcTGTTGTGACGTCACAAagtcaacctcagtggatgttctgctgacaaatctcatcaagggaaacctgcttccctctgctctcctctggataactacccgacctgcagcagccaataagatcccttcagagtgtgttgaccaggtgacagaggtacgagggttcaatgacccacagaaggaggagtacttcaggaagagattcagtgatgaggacctggccagcagaatcatctcacacataaagacatcaaggagcctccacatcatgtgccacattccagtcttctgttggatttctgcaaCAGTCCTTGAACACATACTGAAACATAAGAGAGAAGAGGTGCCAaagactctgactgagatgtacacacaccttgtggtgtttcataccaaacagaataatgaaaagtatcttgggaaagaagagacaggtccagactggaataaagagagcattctgtcactgggaaaactggcttttcaacagcttgtcaagggcaatctgattttctatgaagaagacctgaaagaggctggcattgatgtcaatgaagcCTCAGTGTACTCAGGATTGTGCACACAGCTCTTTAAAGAGGAATGTGGGCTGTACCAGGACAATGTGTACTGCTTCGTgcatctgagcattcaggagtttctggctgctgtatatgtgttcctctcattcatcaacaacaatgAGAATCTAATGTGCAAACCTCAATCAACGTCCAGTAACTTTTTTGCGCTGGTCAGAGACAAGCCTGAAGTTACTTTCTACAAGAGTGCTGTGGATGAAGCCTTACAAAGTGAGACGGGAAACCTGGAccttttcctccgcttccttctgggcctctcactggagtccaatcagaagcacttacgAGGTCTACTGACAACGAAAAGAAGCAGCTCACAGAGCCATGAAGAAACAGTCAAGTACATCAAGGAGAAGATCAGGGAGAATCCCTCTCCAGAGAGGTgcatcaatctgttccactgtctgaatgaactgaatgaccattctctagtggaggagatccAAAGATACCTGAGATCAGGAAGTCTGTCAGAAGCCAAACGTTCACCtgcacagtggtcagctctggtctttgtgttgctgacttcagaaaaggagctggaagtgtttgacctgaagaaatactccagatcagaggaaggtcttctgaggctgctgccTGTGCTCAAATCCTCCAGAGCTGCTCTGTGAGTACATAAAATGACATTTAAGTACTAATCATCAGGAAGAAATATTCACTTTAGAGAAAAATATGAATTGTTGAAAAACATATTTACTCAGTGCATTGCTGTTCACATTAGTATAACAattgtagtatctgggatctacatctgtttatattagttactgtgctgttactaagcagtaatgcattacggcagtgttacgttacttacacctaataggaaatgcacatgcacaCTGGGGTGCCgggaactgtagagcacgaggggttttgactaaacgaaaactaactgtactcccgtctcctgcttggtcatttctccacaacagaAATATTACAACAATGTGACCATACATTTCTAGGAGATTAAAGATGAATCTATATGTTGTTTGGGAGAATAAACCAAAAGCATCTGCCATTGTCCTTCTACACTACTGGTGTTAAAtgaacagtgtgtttgtgaaatcatgatgatctctttatcaggctgtcaggctgtggagTCACGGAcaaaggctgtgcttctctggtctcagctctgaagtcaaacccctcacacctgagagagctggatcttagtaacaatgacctgaaggattcaggagtgaagctgctctctgctggactggggaatccccactgtaaactggagactctgaggtcagtattcctgtagttggtcaacaagtgataactgttcaccagatccacATGTGTTTACCAGGCACACATAGTCCACATCATATGTGTGTTTACAGTGAAGTTTACAGGTTTAAATTTGCTGCTATGCTCCAGTATTTTGGATTTTAGAAAAAGGTTTCATATTAGGTGACAGTATAGAATGTCACCTTTAATTAGAggttaatggtgagaggttagaatGTCACCTTTAATTAGAggttaatggtgagaggttagaatGTCACCTTTAATTAGAggttaatggtgagaggttagaatGTCACCTTTAATTAGAggttaatggtgagaggttagtatgtcaCCTTTAATTAGAggttaatggtgagaggttagtatgtcaCCTTTAATTAGAggttaatggtgagaggttagaatGTCACCTTTAATTAGAggttaatggtgagaggttagaatGTCACCTTTAATTAGAggttaatggtgagaggttagaatGTCACCTTTAATTAGAggttaatggtgagaggttagtatgtttggTTGTAGCCTCTGTAACTCTCACTCTTTATTATTAGTGATTCATTCATGATCTTTTCTTAATCATGGCAGtgacaagcttgatgtagtcattgtcaCGAAGGAATATGAGTCCAAATACTAatcttttgactactttaataaacTATAAGTTAATTGGCCAGAATACTTATGACTTCTTCAGATAGGGGGACTAGATACATGAATTGCTTTTCATTTTCTAAACGTGAAACAGACATGTATAAAAGAATACCCTGAAATTGAAGAAGACATTATATACTGTCactttaaataaaacatttgatctcaaatccaaaaatGCTGGAGTGCTGGAGGCACATTTAAAATGTTAGCTTCACTGTCAATATATATATGGTGTGGACTGTGTACTCagtacaatctaaatctgatacctcactgtctgtcttttgactgatactgcttttaaactggtctggtcagtctacTGGTCAGTCTACTGGTTCAGTCTACTGGTTCAGTCTACTCAAATATTTGGACTTTATATTTTTCTCTCTACAAGCCATACTTTGATTTTTTGAAATTTCAAAAAATGATATACATTAATTTACGAATAGATATGAAAGGTTGCTGGACATTGATATATCTGAATATATTGAAGAAATATACTGCCACTATTTTCACCACTAAAGAATAGCAGTGTGGttttaatatgatttgactctttgcaggctgtcaggctgtctagtcacagaggaaggctgtgcttctctggtctcagctctgaagttaaacccctcacacctgagagagctggacctgagctacaatcacccaggagactcaggagtcagactgctttctgctggactggaggatccacactgcagactggagaaactcaagtatgtagagggtttatgtcaatgttcatatcagGCATGTTTGAGTTACCAGGCTAGTCAAGACAAACATTCTTACCACCACTTGGACAAAGttatatgctgtgtgtgtgtgtgtgtgtgtgtgtatgtgtgtgtgtgttcacgtgtatcactcaatgactgtctgttctcctgcttaccgctacagtgtggaacatggtggagagTACGCAATGAAACCTGGCcttagaaaatgtgagtgttgactACTGTGAAG harbors:
- the LOC109887019 gene encoding NLR family CARD domain-containing protein 3-like; this encodes MTVKHSDLTVHFTWDRGQCSEMSLSGEKEEGVPASKMRLSGEKEEGVPASKMRHSGEREEGVPASKIRLSGGHDTKAKRPIKQERPASPVPSGLSMKSNRSMGTPIKFREGDFSLKQRCFVPRNQQKRSESDILSGQSSQSHQTDLASIFSLLEENIMTFMKNELKRYKRILSPELPQGFESQKQEVVDAEDEKQESSAREGALKITLHVLRKMNQKELADTLEKNELAVICQRELKSNLKKKFQCVFEGIAKQGNPTLLNKIYTELYITEGGTGEVNNEHELRQIETTTMKQARPETAIKCNDIFTPFTGQDKLIRTVLTKGVAGIGKTVSVQKFILDWAEGKANQDVQFVFSFPFRELNLMKEDKHTLIELLNHFSMETKESRISNYDKYKVLFIVDGLDECRLPLDFQKNKICCDVTKSTSVDVLLTNLIKGNLLPSALLWITTRPAAANKIPSECVDQVTEVRGFNDPQKEEYFRKRFSDEDLASRIISHIKTSRSLHIMCHIPVFCWISATVLEHILKHKREEVPKTLTEMYTHLVVFHTKQNNEKYLGKEETGPDWNKESILSLGKLAFQQLVKGNLIFYEEDLKEAGIDVNEASVYSGLCTQLFKEECGLYQDNVYCFVHLSIQEFLAAVYVFLSFINNNENLMCKPQSTSSNFFALVRDKPEVTFYKSAVDEALQSETGNLDLFLRFLLGLSLESNQKHLRGLLTTKRSSSQSHEETVKYIKEKIRENPSPERCINLFHCLNELNDHSLVEEIQRYLRSGSLSEAKRSPAQWSALVFVLLTSEKELEVFDLKKYSRSEEGLLRLLPVLKSSRAALLSGCGVTDKGCASLVSALKSNPSHLRELDLSNNDLKDSGVKLLSAGLGNPHCKLETLRLSGCLVTEEGCASLVSALKLNPSHLRELDLSYNHPGDSGVRLLSAGLEDPHCRLEKLNVEHGGEYAMKPGLRKYACDPTLDPNTAHRLLSLTKDNRKVTRSRETQPYPDHQERFEVWQQVLCREGLTGRCYWEVEGSGGLADIGVTYKGISRRGRGNDCVIGSNDKSWSLFFSDKRYNARHNNAHITLDVPPSSSHRVGVYLDWPAGTLSFYRVSSDTLTHLHTFYTTFTEPLYPGFKVNDVDSSVSLCQVFMGPKKT